Below is a genomic region from Lutra lutra chromosome 5, mLutLut1.2, whole genome shotgun sequence.
gagaagcagactccccatggagctgggagcctgatgtgggactcgatcccgggattccgggatcgtgacctgagccgaaggcagtcgtccaaccaactgagccacccaggcgtcccaaaaccaTAGTTATTCTTAAAcccaaacaaaagagaaaaaaaaaaaaaaaaaagcacccacTCCTTTCTCTCAGCACATTGCTGGTAAGCGTTTCAAAGGATCAGACTTGGGTAACGTGATCTCATGCCTTCTTTGCAGGGTGGGGGGTGTTCAAGGTAATGAACGGGAGGTCCTGAGCATCTCTGTTGGCTCGCAAAGGTCAGTAGTGGCTCAGCAAAAGTGAGTTGAACCTGGAAAACCCAGGAAATTATGCAGAAAACAGAGTAAGTGCTCCTGCTACACATACAGGAAAACCGTAATCGTAGGAGggttttttaggatttttgttacTTTAGCCCCAAAACATACAGTCACGTAACAAGTCGAGAATTATTAGGAACCTTGCCTGACACCTAGGGACTGTGcagaaataaatacttttggAACTagagaacaggggtgcctggcttagtcagtgaagcatgaaaatcttgatctcagggttgggagtttgagccccacattgggtctatagattacttaaaaataaaaatcttaaaaaaaaaaaaaaaaggaaatccaaagaAGGCTTAGCTCAAATTTCTGTATACCTCATATAATGTAtcagcattgaaaaaaaaaatcacaacatgtGTCTAGTCAACTGCATATCAACACCGTCCCTGAACTAACATACAACAGTACACTTTTATATAATaactcatttcttccttttggaaaaaaatactgaTCCTGAGATGGGGGGCGGGAAATGAAACTACTAGCTTTTAGGATATTCAAGTCCTAATTTCTCAATTTTACAAGTAAAACACAACTTGTTCATAAAAATTTTGCCAAGTGTGACCAAATTTACTATGAATATTATCAAAAcagtaataagaaaataagatatgCACATACGGTACAAAATCACGAGGTATGGGACTATTTTTCATTCAGAGAGCACTTCCAACTTGGAACTGGGGTAAGGGTCAGCGGGTCTGATAAGTTCAGGATTTTGTGTCCTACGTAAGAAAAGCTCCCAGCTGCAGAATTCTGAAAATCATAAAACCACCTGGTCTCAGGTAGTAAAAGATGCAAGAGATTGTTCACCGAAAGCAGAGATGGGGGTGTCCCAGGGAGGCGATGCTGAGATCACGTACTGTCATTCTCTGGGTACAAGGTGAAGGCGTGCAGGATGACACAGGAGACGGGACAGAGTGACTGCCCCTGCTACATTGTTCTAACAGCTTCAGAGAACATAAGTCTTCAGTATGCTTTCCCAGGATCTTCCCTACACCCTAAAATCTAACCCCCCAGGAGAAAGAGGATGGCTTGGCTGTCAGGAAGGAGAACCAAACCAGCCCACATGCAACAGCTCCTAGTCAGGGACCGGATAGGGCAGCGAGCTGACGACCTCCCCGGATTCGGTGACAATGGCATCGTAGACCCAGCGTCGGTTGCAACGGCACTCGGGCCCGCACTTGTTGGAGTTGCACTTGGGGCAAGGGTAGAAGCACCCCAGACAGTTCTTCTCCAGGCAGTCACACAGATCAGCGTCATTACAGATTAGCCTGCCACTCTTGTCATACTTCTTCCTAACTCTGCCGAGAGAACAGAAGACAGTACTAGTGTCCCCATCGGGGGGAATGAACCATTTGCCAGCCTCCTCCATAAATCCGATCCCTTTATTCTGAGGAACCAGCACCCGAAAGATTACCCAGCCATGCTTCCCAATAGTAGATGGCAGCCTTGTTCTGGGAAACTCAGCCCATGTGCCACACTTTCCAACACAGCTGGGCTAGTCACTGATGGGACCCTTTGTTTTGCCAGCATGCCGGGGAATGTGATATTCTATTGAAACcaatcaaaaagaaaagctgaataaAAGCTTCTTCCTATAAATTCCGGCCCTCcccccatttttctttataaatataatcattCTTGATGGGGTTTTCCCTGATAAATTacactcttttctctttctacagaAAAGCACTCTAGTGACCACGATTATGGTTTTTAACGACTCAAGATAAACATCAGAACGGTCTGTGATTATGCTATCATCATTAAcagaagaacacacacacacacacagagacacacgcACTCCTTTGGTAAGAGTCTCCAGGTGCCATgcttcttctgctcctttctgaTTCTGTTTGTTACCCAGTGTGGAGCGACAGGGCAGGTGACCAACATGGGGGACTCCCTCAGAAGCTCTGGGTGAAGGCAAGAAGTTCTGTACCAGAGGGACACACCAGAGCTTACACCCCACTTGAGTCCCCACACTTTCTGTGTCAGCCCCTACAACGTGGCCGGGAGACGAAAGCTGTCACAAGAATTCTACCACCCTCTCACATCCGGGCCCTTTTGAAATAAACCTTTCAGAATTGAGTGGCTTGAAAGTCTGAGGAGGACCAAAGCGTCTCTAGACAGTTTGTATCCTTTATTAACAACTGGGagttaaaaaaggggggggggttggccCTCAGCTGGTGTGGTGAGATTATGAACTTCTCCACCCTTCATCTTGAAACAGGTGTTCACATCTCCTCCCAGTTCAGTTTAAATAACGctgttccctctccttccctctcctcacagagcagggcGGGCTGAGGAACCGTATGGAAACTTGCTGCCTGACTTTCTCACTTGGGCAGGATTTATATCTGATGCATTTCATCTGTGGAAAGAgggctccccactccctcccaagCCCGCCAGGAAATGCAGGTGTCCACAGACAAGAGACTTAAAATCCACAATGGAAATCATAGTCTTGAAGCCATGAAATTGCCCCATCAGATTTTGTCCTTGTCCCTTTGTCTTAACCCAAATATTCCCTCGCCTTAACTCAGACACCAAGAGGCAAATTTTATCATTTCCTGCCCACCTTAGGCCATcttttataaaattctgaattatCATACACACAAAAGCGTGCAAAATGTACAtgtacagaaaaagaagaataaagccaacctccacattctcaccaccCAACTTAATAAAAGTTGGGTGCCCTGCCCACTGCATCCCTCAACCCTGCCTTCCAAGAGGAACCACAgctttttcttataaaaaccATCTCCTTCCGGGCCCTAGCTggttcagtcggtagagcacacaactcttgatctagggtcctggggcTTAGAGTtgtcagttcaagccccatgttgggtgttaaaaaaaaaaaaaattcacctccTGGTCCTAGCTACATTTGTGTGAATTCCCAAGCACACTGCATTTCCCTACATCATGATCTGTGATTCAACCATGATGGTACATTTAGCtgttactgaaatattttcacttcTATATGCATTCTGCTGTAAGAATATACAAGTTTCTCATCTTTTTCCATTGTGGATgggcattttaattttaactatcttattttctttactatCATAGCAATGCTATGAGACTTTTGAATGTGTCTTCTGGTGTACCTCTACAGGAGTTTTTCTGGGATACATATCCAGGAGTGAAGATGTTAGGTCCTAAGGAATACAGGTAATACCAGGCTTTTTAGAGTGGTTGTACCATATTACACTCAACCCATGTCCAGTGGCTTCATCAACATTGATATCATCAGACTAAATGCTGTCTTTCTGCCTCTCATCATACTGATGAGATGCTGTATTCGAATGTTTATTAGCCTTTTCTACGAAATGCCTATTCATTGAGTGgttcacttttttctttgaatgctTATCTTTTTCTTGTTGACTTGTGTATATTTTGGACACTGATCTTTCAAATTATAAATAGCTTCTCCTGTCTTGTGGTTGTCTTtgattgtttttaatgaaatttatgcCCATCTTGATCATCAAGAGATAGgcataaattcttaattttcattgtGTCAAATTCATCAGCCTTCTCCTTCATGGGTTGCTTACACTTGGGATGTGCCAGCAAcggatgtgggaaacaaaggcaaaagaaaattattaaatttccttactgcctacagcccattgacaagt
It encodes:
- the ARL14EPL gene encoding ARL14 effector protein-like isoform X2 is translated as MSKMNEYFSVKYKVRKKYDKSGRLICNDADLCDCLEKNCLGCFYPCPKCNSNKCGPECRCNRRWVYDAIVTESGEVVSSLPYPVPD